One Miscanthus floridulus cultivar M001 unplaced genomic scaffold, ASM1932011v1 fs_439_1_2, whole genome shotgun sequence genomic region harbors:
- the LOC136531789 gene encoding DNA excision repair protein ERCC-1-like: MEGGREQQAPPEGQPGKNLIKIPSYQEVFGTGTSSSSTKPASYNPPLASSAAASSSSSSSGSFSQAFSFLKSSEFYSPPPPPPQPTTTTPRPPQASPSASTPQSKNAILVSHRQRGNPLLKHIRNARWTFAEVVPDYVLGQSSCALYLSIRYHLLHPDYLYYRIRELQKNFRLRVILCHVDVEDVIKPLHEITRTALLHDCTLLCGWSLEECGRYLETIKVYENKPADIIREHMDNDYLSRLTHALTSIRHVNKTDVVTLGSSFGVITLTIMNASMEELARCPGIGERKVKRLDDTFHEPFKRVSARPNLVVPDTPDREKAKGQPSTDDSLQDAVEKSDASKKKKGSDVRSALTAAFAKYSEKIRRANEAGESTSSSTMEADRARD, encoded by the exons ATGGAAGGAGGAAGAGAGCAGCAGGCGCCGCCGGAGGGGCAGCCCGGTAAGAACCTCATCAAGATCCCGTCCTATCAGGAGGTCTTCGGCACCGGCACCTCCTCCTCTTCCACGAAGCCGGCCTCCTACAACCCTCCTCTAGCCAGCTCCGCCGCCGCTtcatcctcgtcgtcgtcctcgggaTCATTCTCGCAGGCTTTCTCCTTCCTCAAGTCCTCCGAGTTCTactcccctccgccgccgcctccccagcccaccaccaccaccccgaG GCCGCCTCAGGCTAGCCCCTCAGCGTCGACGCCCCAGAGCAAGAACGCCATTCTAGTCAGTCATAGGCAG AGAGGGAACCCTCTGCTGAAGCACATCAGGAATGCTAGGTGGACGTTCGCAGAAGTCGTGCCGGACTACGTGCTTGGGCAGTCATCATGTGCCTTGTACTTAAG TATCAGGTACCATCTTCTACATCCAGACTACTTGTACTATCGGATAAGAGAGCTGCAGAAGAATTTCAGGCTGCGTGTCATCTTGTGCCATGTTGATGTT GAAGATGTAATCAAGCCTTTGCATGAAATTACAAGAACAGCGCTGCTTCATGACTGCACCCTCTTGTGCGGTTGGAG CCTGGAGGAATGTGGTCGGTACTTGGAGACTATTAAAGTATATGAAAACAAGCCAGCTGACATTATTCGTGAGCACATGGATAACGACTATCTATCACGG TTGACACACGCGCTTACATCCATTCGGCATGTTAATAAAACAGATGTTGTCACACTTGGTTCATCTTTTGGGGTAA TCACTCTCAcaatcatgaatgcttctatgGAGGAGCTGGCTCGATGCCCAGGAATTGGTGAGCGGAAG GTAAAGCGACTCGATGACACCTTTCATGAGCCATTCAAACGGGTTTCAGCCCGACCAAACCTTGTAGTACCCGATACCCCTGACCGAGAGAAAGCAAAAGGTCAACCTTCTACAGATGACAGTTTGCAAGATGCGGTAGAAAAGTCAGATGCgtcgaagaagaagaaaggctctGATGTAAGGTCAGCCCTTACCGCTGCCTTTGCTAAGTATTCAGAGAAGATCCGCAGAGCAAACGAGGCCGGTGAAAGTACTAGCAGCTCAACCATGGAAGCTGACAGGGCGAGAGACTAG